The DNA sequence CTCCATCTTCTACTCCTGCTCTGATTTGTAAGTTGGTTTGTTACTTGTTCCCACTGTGGTGCTCTTGTTATCCTAAGAATGTCAATCATTCTTGATTATTTATGTCCTATTTATACCACTGCTACATAGTGGTAATTCCATGAACAACTGAACCTAAAAAGGTGGCCATaacagggttgtcagaaagttttgaagtagacagcTGAGTTttcaaagtaagcggccagcCCAGGGAtatattaatttaaaaaaaggcatctgtaaagaaatgccaagcagagtagccggctgatactaaccaagtaggcggcGATTTTCACCGGCAGccagctacttttgacaaccctgcataAAGATAATGGGTCTTCAAATTGGCCGTCACAAGCCTTACAAATACAATGGATCGGTTGTCATTCAAGACCTACATAGACCAGCGTATTTTAATAACTACCAACCTTACACGTGGATTGTTTATGGAGACAGTAAGCTGAGGAGATGCATTTCCTCTCCTgtaaaaaccaaataaaaatgggtttttgttttgcacataataatttattagcttttatatttaaattaaaacaaaccagCAATATTTAACTTATTACTGACACCAAACAAAGCCATTACCTGTTTATTCTTTGGAGTTTGGAGGTACCAGCATTTTGAGCCTTGTttggtcttttttctttcaatggcCCCTATGATTATGGACAATTCAATAtaacaagttatttttttaaaaaaataaaacaatttaccAGTTCTTATTCACACCAAAAAGACATACAGCTATGACGACAAAGCAAAATGTTGTGGTCTAACCCAGTTTGACTCAAAATTTCCTTAGTTTCCTGTCCCTAATTATTCTTTGGAGACATCGAAATTCTGGTTTAATTTGAGAAAAGATTATTGTTATCTTCAACAATGATCCCCCATTTGACATTTGCATTCTTTGTTGCTGTCAATCATAATAGtttatgctttttttcttttctatccaTTTTGTGTTTCTGTGTATCAAGGTTCACCGCTTGTGATCATTATGATGATTGGCCATAATTATTGTAAGCTGGCCTTTAAATTTCAGAGTTTGCTGTTAACCTGCTGACCTGACAAGTGAACAAAACAccttattttgcttcaaagttCACTGAAGTCATACCTGTAATCCTCTTCTCTTGTTTAAAATATTCAGCCTGGCATCTTTCTGTTGTGTTTGCCTGTTCTGTCTGTTTAGTGGTCGTCTGTTGAGTTGAACCTGTTTCGCTTTGGAAAGAATTCTCTTACCCTGTGATTGTATGAAAAATGCTCAGTGTTAAAGattgataataatatttttgcacTTAACACTTATaaagaggccctgccagggggggGGCCCATGTCGCCCGTCTGAATTTAAAAACGTCTTGTGttggtgtttataaatgcttgtcgcttattgtcggctttgccgtcactgtcgcaatttggccgagggaggttgtctcttgccACGATTTCATTTTACGCACTGTcactactttttgggccatgccgcttgttggaatttaccctggcagggcctctatAAAGCGTAAACAAGAATTGGAGAACAAATGGTCAAGAAAGCAGTAAATGAATTTTTAGGTGATTCTTGAAAGGTCACAATGGTAAGCGATACAAAGCTTAAAGTGCAAGTGTTAAGTAAAATGATTACAGGTAAGTTGTTGACTGAGATCGGTTTTTTTCCAGTTGGATAAATATATAAAGGATTCTGTATTTAGAACATGATACGTTTTTTGCATCAAATGGAAACTTGGAAAAAATCTGAGGTATCTGGGGCTTGGATTTGTCTGAGTTTCCATTTGATGCAAAAAATGTATCATGTTCTACTTCTACAAAAAGACTCACTTTGTGATTCTATTTTTGGAGTCAATGAACAGTTAGATTATTTTTTACTTATCTGTCAGCCTTTAAGAGAAGGTTTTAAAGAAATCTTAAATCCTTTAAACACTGTTCAGACATAAAGTTAATTGCCCATGTAGGCTAATATTACCTTTTGGATTATTCCCTGTTTGCTCCTTAGCCGGTTAGCAGCAGCTCTTGGGCCTCCAGTTCCCTTGTTAGGGCCACCAGCATTCTGCCTTCTTCTGTTAATACCCTTAGGACCAGACTGGTTGACCTGTGCACCTTTTCTCTGCTGTACAGACTGGTTGTTCTGTTTCCTAGATAatcctctttttcttccttgaGCACCTTGACCTGACCCTTGCTGTCTCTGCCGATTGTTCTGTTTCACAGCAACACGTTTTCCTTGCTTCTGATTAACTTGTTTCTTGCCTTGTCGTTGTTGAGTTCCTTTTCTCTGCAGCTGCTGCTGTGTCTTGGCCTTTTGtgctttctttttcagctttctCTGTTCTTTGATTATATCAtctaataatattgtaaaacaTATCTTAAATCCTCCATTAAAACCCCggttatttcaaacacatttgggTAGGTTAATAGAGGCGAGTGGCtaatttaatttagcaaaggcaatcaggggtttcaaaatgttttgaagtgGCTGGCCAACTCTGGAAAAGTAGACGGCTGTGACAATCAAGAGGCAAAAGGCGCACTttaaagtataagcgctatataaatattttactATTTACTATTTAAAAGGCCCCTGAAGCTAGAGGGTGTAAAGTAGCCAGCGACAAACAATTAAGTAGCGGGTGGATCTCTGGCAGTCaccagcttgttttgaaaccactggacaatggtatcagttctccataaagaactagaaaacaaactgaaaaaggTCAAGTATAAGAAGTTGGAGGTCGTGCGACcaaggatcaaaaacaaatccaaacttccCGTTGGTAGTAAAAAAAACCATCCCAGatcagtccacacaaagttttacagtcgtgactAATTATGATACAGGAAGAAAAGGACGGCAGAACACTTGTGCGTGACAAACGTGCCAGGCTATTACTTGCATGCAATGTTGTGATCTTCACTTATTGTTCATGTTTTCTGgcattttacaaaaagatctgtttaaaggcagtgaagtttgaagaaaaataattattttaaacaaagttATTGTCATGCTTGCCATACAAGCTTTGATGTCTCCTTACCTCTCCCATCCTGTCACATAAGTTCACCAAAAACCGGGGGAGGGGAGCGGGGCTTAGGCCTAGTTCAgatgtcgaacttttcatgagctgaacctaattcgaattaaggccgacccaaattattaagactggctgaattgattcagatgccaaTCTAAATTGCAGCCAAACTAAgttcaaaacacaaaaaacgctcatttcggtcaaactgcttacaaaatgcattataataatttatgcattaggtttgctacatgaaaagttcggcatcTGAATCAAAGCCATTCCAAAGTGGCTCCAAAGGTGAAATTCCCGGCTTggctaggcgaaaagaacggctaagccattccaaattgaaacaggcatGAGACCTGAGGAAGGATAGTCATTGAGGAACAAAGGGTTTTCGTCGTTGCCTGACAAAAAATTGTAGACCTCCAAATCTTCTTGAAGGCATCTTTAAAGTttggaaaaaacttttaaatctgaAATCTAAATTGATAACTTTATCAATCACCCATGCAGGGTAAATATGATACAGGAGAAAATTTTGGTAGATGAAAAAATCTTTCGCACTAAGTAGAAATGGcttacaaaataaaactaaatttcttgaaaaattaaatgtaaaCACAATTAATTAATCATTTCTATTGAACTGACCCGTGCACAAGTACAATTGCATGTAAGTTTTATtcccagaaaaaaaatcctttctCCTTATACAAGAGTGTGGATGCATAAGCTTCTCAAAAATCTCAAGACGCAATGTTGAAATGTTAGAAAAGTTACTGTTAGGTAAGGTAACTTGACAAGTCACGCAAATATCGGTTAGCTAAAAATGAATAGCGCTCCAGCCATATAACAGTTGAGTCTTAAAACTGCATAGAATATACCTTCCCTTAGTACATCTTCTACACCTTTAAGATCGAAAATcatgaaagaaaataatactattaatattattttaagaaacAGCTGAGCGCTTGGCGGTGTTTACTATCAGTCGGTACGTTTGTTGCAGAATCGTTTCAGGGAAAACGCGACGCTAAATTAACCAGGGTGACCCATTTCTCAGTAAAATGAGAACAAGATACTGGCGATAACACCTACCAAGAGATCTGTCGATGTTTGTGGTGGACATCTCGTTAAATCTGCCAACTTTTTTCACAAAACAGTCAGCTGGTTTCCAATTCAACGTCTTTGATCTTTCTCCACGACGGTAACAGCTGAGGAGCCTCGTGATGTCTCTGTCAGAGACTGGGTCTTACAACGCTCCTGACGCGCGCGAAGTTCAACGAAGTTCGGCAAAAAATgatagcctgcgagagcatcctgTTTTTTCGGCTCAAGTTTCTAGTTTTTCGGGGAGTGAAACTAAAAGCTtgagccgaaaaaaccggatgctcttgCAGGCTAGGCAAATGAAGGCGAAGTGAATTTTCCCCATTCCCTCTTGGTTTAAAATATCGACTTATCTCTTTCTGCCAAGATGGCTGAATCTTGATCAAGTTCCTCTTTGTAACAGGGTTGATCTCGACCCGCCACGCAAAGGGATACGCGCGTAAGTTTGGCGCTGCTTCTTAGAATCCTCTCTTATCCCATCTTTATAGTTACCCTACCTTGGTCTACCTTCAGTCGTTTCTTCAGTCAAAGGAGCCGCGCAAATACACGCAGTACATTTTCCATCTTCCGTGGGCAAAGTACTTTAAACATGTCTAACAATAAACTGATCTGTTAAAACGCCGATTAGGTTTGGTACTGCAGTTGCATTCTCTGATCAAGCAGAGTGAGATGAAGATTGAGGAAAAttatgctttttatttatttactttttttcagataatttttttatgtcatacaattatattttttacacCCGTTTCTTTTTCAGGTAGGCACGTGCGTACCGTGCGCATAGAAGTACTTACGCCCCTGATCATACATATTTAAGGGCTATATCTACCCCTGTTATCAGTCTTTTACGATTTGTTTTAATCCTCTTTGGAAAAACTTAATAGAATTTTGGTTATTATTTTCCCTGTTTTTAACAGAATTCATTGTCCAGGCAAAAAAGTTTCAACATTTGTTTATAGTCCGGCTCCTGGCCGGGACGTTACTGATTTTAACTACTTTTCTCAAAATGTGGCAATTTCAAAAAGTGCGGTCTTTTGCAAAGTTCTGACTGCCAGacagaaaatggcaaaaactgTTGTCCTTGTGCTCTAAAGATAACGATTCCCTCGCAATATTCTATTTTTTCAGGTTCTCTCTCTATGTCCTTGTTTTCAACGTGCTTATCACTATcaatattatcatcatcaatatTAAAGTTCTTAGTAATAGAAAGCCGTTTTCACTGTGTTACAGTGCAGTACATTGTCGCAGTTTAATTCTTCTCACCATCGTATGATCATATTCTCATAGCTAGGAAGATCACACCGCTGTGATTTTGTCCACGACAAACAAGTACTCCTCAACTTCAGAAGGCTTAGGCTCCGAAGAGCTTAAGTATCTTTGcacatatttttcaaagaacGAAAATCTTCGCTTTTTGCCGAGCTCATCAGAGGTCATTTTCATCTCTTTGACGCCACGTGATCTCATGGGCGTTAAAACCGGAACAACTGATAACAGGCCTGTACAGAGAGCAATGGCGGCACCAGAGAAGTAGAAAGCCTCGTTATACGAACTTGTGATGTCACTTAggaagcctgagaaaacaaaataatgttggTGTCGCAGTGAAGAACTTAAGAATAATAATCAGAAAATGGTATCAAACACTTTTTAACAGCTGTAAAAACAAGATTTATTCTACTTTTGCCTTGCCTACTTTCAAGTGACGAAGCGCCATTTTATTAGTCAAGTTAGATAATACGGTAATACAATACTTTATTCAAGAGATAAaacaacaaatacaaaacaCAATATCTCTCGAAAGGGGATATCTACAGGCTGTCGGGAGAGGGttcggctacacgtaggctaagTTTCCGGTATGAATTGCACTGGGTTCCCTGTGTGTAAGTTGGGCGGGcgttcaacctcgtccccttgGGTCCCTTTTGTCATAAGATCCCCATGGCGTCGCTGGTCAAAAGCATAGCGGGCTCTGGAAACGAGGTTGGCGGTCATGCCACTCGCTGGTCTCCCCTGCAACCGtgtttgtctcgtcacgcaacgtccTGTTGGGGAGGAGCATCTCGTGACGACACAAAAAGGGCAGCGAGGGTGACCAGCCACTGGCTAGTTATTGTGTGAGCCGTTTGCCATTTTGTTGCTTGATATCATACCTGCGATCAGTGAGCCTGTCATAATTGGAACGGAGAATACCAGGTATAAAAACCCTAGAGCTGAAGACAGCCTATGATGACCAACAACATCTCCGGTGAGGACAGCGATTAGTGATACAAACGCTCCATCAAATATTCCAAACAAGAGCGTGTAGACAATCAGCCAGTAGTACGTGGTGGCCAGCGGGCATAGAGTCGTCGTAACAGCCATCACCAACAGAGCTGTCTGGTAAAGATACATACGATTGACCCATCGGAGATCCGAAATATGACCGAAGAAGAGTCGACCAAATAACGAACCAACCGAAAGAAAGCCGATGAGGAACGATGCCTTGGATTCGGGTATCTGTAAGTAGGTTGCGTGGGTCGGCTGttgataaacaaataaattataaataaataaaaatgatttggaggtagcacatccacaaagtggttcttcgtctacctgatttattgtcgaattggaattttgaAACGTTGGTTTTTGACGAGAGGGGAAAAACGGAGTAcgcggagaaaaacctctcggagcaaaggagagaaccaacaacaaactcaacccacaaatggcgtcgacgccagaaGTGAACCCGGGGTGGGAGGCTAGCGCTCTCACtactgcgccatcccttgcttCCCTTGACTGAAAGAGCAAATAACCCTTCTAAGCATTATATTAGACAACCGGGCAAATACAAAAGACGTCTCCTCTTATCTACTAGTAGTAATCAAAGATTGTGGTGCGTCGCCTTAAAGAATTTCGCAACTAGCTGTGTTGCATAAGAATAGTCAAAACTTTCCTGATCAGGCTTTGATCTACGaaataaatagaaaagaaatatattaatCTGCGAAATATTGAACAAAGGAAGGAATTTTTCTTCCCTTGTAGTTTCTTCTCTTTAATTAGGTTATTATATGACGTGCAAAATTAAACTATAAACCGACAACCTCTTTTCTCGATTTCTAGCACTTTAGAAATATGCACAGACTGCCCACGAAATCACAGAAAACCTAACGACTCAATAAAGGGGGCGTCTTCAATAAATAGAAAAGTTTTTTTATGAAGGACAGAAGGAAATTCAAACTTACCAAATAGACGTAAGGAACAAAGTAACCCAGATTAAATATGCCGAGTGCCAACGCCCAGACAATGAATCCTTTATTTTTCCAAACAGACAAGTCTatcagtttcttctttttcgcAGGTTCTCTTTTCACAGGCGGTGGTTTGTAGCTAAACGCAGCGAACACCAAAATACAAGCAACGCCCCCAAGGAACCTCATGGTGTTCTTCCAACCAACTTTAGATAAGAGTGCATTTAGAGTGGGTCCCATTACCAGAGCCCCGATAGCACTCCCAGCTGTTATGAACCCATTCGCCAAGGACTTTCGCCGCTCAAAGTAACTATCGACCATAAGGAATGTTGGAACATAGCTCATGCTGGAGCCCATTCCCCACAGAACGCTATAGGTCAGGTAAATGGGAACGAGGCTGTTGACGAAAGACGTTGCGAACATTGCTGCAACGGAGATGACCCCACCGATCATGGCGACCACTCGGCAGCCGTAACGATCGCATAATGCGCTGGTGAAGGGGCCGAAAAAGAAGTTCATGCCCAGTCCCATAGACCCTATGTAACCTGcgtgaacaaaaacaaacaaattaccTTTACGTCTAGTCGAGGGGAGAACACCATATAGGTAAACAGGCAGGTAGGattgtatagaaatgatctAAAGGGAAACAAacattacttcgagttagcgggaggttcgagttaccgagggtaaaactACAGTAAATGTAAGAacgaaatccaggggaaatcgacgttgcatggttcgagttagcgcgaggttcgaagGCTTAAGCCTTTGACTCCTACGATGTGATCAGTAATTCTCATTTCTCGCTGCCATACATTTTACTGTgcattagttaagagaatttggggTTATATCAATATGGCATCCATTGGCTGAGAAATTTACCTACTCTCATCACCTTTCTGTGTGCCAATGTATTGAATATTGTAAGGAGAAGTTATACGCCGATCACTTTTGCAAGTGAAAGACTTAAGTTGCCACCCTTCTTCTGCCGGAACAACAAATGAAAAGTGTGCGAGACCAGAGAGGCGTCAGTGGCAGCATTAAAAGGCGAATCggaggggagggagaggggcgAATTCCCCTTTTTTGGCCCTCCCTGGCCCCTCCCCTTTAACGCCGTCGCAGGCTGTGAAAAAAGTCACGTTATGAGTATCCATACCGGAAATCTTAAATGCCCTGGCTCATTCCCAGGGGAATAAgcctctttttatttttatcattcgagttataactgttttttttttttctttcatgttgAAAAATGCACACTTTTGGTCGTTTTTTTCCACCTGGTTTTCTgccttttcatttcattttattttgcaggATACGATAAAACAATGCCCTGGCAAAACGTTCCCACAAAGCTCGATTAGGAAATTTGAACAGAGATCATGGAGGTGTGCCGCAAGACCTCACGCGAGCTGAGTATAGCAACAGTATACTCGGAAAGGCGTCTTTATAGAGATTGCGGCTGGACAGAATGTGGTTTATTGGCCTTACGCGAGCTTGCTCTAAGCCATTTTCTGATAGAAAACATCAGTTTAATTTGTGCATTGTCCTAAATAGAGAAATACCAGGGTTGTTTTGCTCTTGTTCCAGGCCTTCAGATCATAGTAGTAGATCGTCCTAAAccgttcttgtttttttctctcacgAAGACGCGATCAAGTCAAATTTTACTGGAATAGCCAGCGACCTCTTGCTGCATTCAcatgtttcttttgtttgttttgtagggggaaaaaaaagattaaGTGGCACATGcacagacaaaaacaaacttgTTTTGGGATTAACACCTTATGCCTTATATGTCGAGTGGAGAGTGACGATCATATGAAGCTAGATTAAATCATTTTAAATCATTAGAGTATGAAAACTTATCTCTTGTTAAATTATACCGTACTTAATCTAAATTGAAATTATACTTGAATAATCTGTATGATGACGAGCGATGTTGTTGTGAAGTACCCACAGGAAACCAAGGTGCTTGACTGAAATCACACACGAAAGCATTTAGCATTTCCGCAAGAAATATAAATGGCTTCAGAAAGAAAGTTCTCCCTGCCTTCTTGACGTCAAAAcccatttttaaaaaacctttcaCCCCTGACGCATACTATTCTAACGAAGTATTTTGAGTCTTTAATAGTATGCCTGCCCTAACCGCCCGCGAGTCATGCATTTCCCAGGCAGGGAAAAATCTAACACGTGATTTCCCTCGCTAAATCGCGCCGCTCCCTACAATCTGAACACCCCAAAACGGATATTTCTTCGGAGATAACATGAACTTGATTTTAATACTTCCTAACGATATCCCTTGTTAATCATGCGCTAATCAAAGTTCAGCCCTTACCAGTTAAAGCTTTGCTCCATCCATATTCCTTGACAAACACAATGTACAGTATTCCAAAACTGTTGTGAATACCCAGGACGACAAACTGCACCATTGCAGCTGCAAAACATATCATCCATCCCCGGCCACCGTCCTTCCAATTCTCGCAGTCGTAATCAACTTTCAGGACAATTTCCGCGGtatttcctttgttctttttataGACCTTTGTCGACATTTTCTtgttaggtttctttttttctctaaaaaaactTTCTCTCACCCTTGGATGGATATTGACAATTATTGAGCGTTGTCACATTCCTTGGGTCGAGCGGTGTTCTGATCGTTAGTGATATTGCGTTGTTGACTCTTACACACGGATAGAGAGTGTTATGTCGAGCTGAGCAACATAAGTGTATAAGTAACGTATAAACACTTGATTACCGTATTTAGATCTCAGATGCTGGATCCAGGAGCTTAGTGAATTCCTCAGaggttggggtggggggggggggggagggcgggGGAGTAGACTTAAAAAGACGAAGACTTTCCCCTTTGAAAAGCTTGATGTACAGACTAAGATGCTCTTCAAACATTAATACcggtatttttatatttctctcATCCTCCTGAAACTGGGAAAGGAGGAAAACGATCCTACGCCAAATGATCGGACTACGAAGAGATATTGTTCTCTGGTATCTGGCCTACTTTAGTTCTCAATGTGTCAGAACAACGACAATTAACTCCCACTAGTAAATACTTGTGCGACCCTCCTCGATTTGACTAAAAGttgtcttttccggttgcggtttcgattttcgtggttttttagccggcaaagatgaaaacttttcccaagtGCGACCTATGCCTTAACCTCATTCCTAAGGGAGACCATGGGAAGTTCAAAGTCCAATGTAGCAGAGGGGTGGGATGGGTGGGATAATTTGGAAGAAGGGGAGGGTGGGGTAATAAGGGAAAGAGTAAGTAAGGCTAATTGAAGCAACGTTCGTTCAACATGCTTGTTCAGAGGGTATGACGAcgaaaaaaacatatatataatGCTTTTAACCAGACCCTaacaccccccctccccctccccttaaGGTCGAATCTCTTCTGTTTCACATACAGTGCACTGTTCTTATAATCCAGTTATTACTGGGCTGCCTCGGCTCGGTTTTTCCTTATGGCACAAATCGCGCTCTGGCGTGTTCAGCGCGTGCGCAAGATATAAGTGTATGCCTAGAATGTGTAGAATAGATCAGTGGACTTCAGCAGAGTACATTCCGAGGAGCTCGAAGCGACTCAAAGCTATTAACAATCTAACTTCGGTGGAAGCATACAAATACAAACATACGAATGTAAACGCTGTTGATGGTTAGCCCACAGTCTGAAAGATGGCAAGAGTACATTTTGGAAGTGGTATAGTTCATAACTATCCTATGCGAGAGATCCATTTACAAGCGAACTCTTCCGAGTGAGTCTATCAGGAAACCTTGTACAGTAAGTGAGTGACTTACTGAGTTAGAAGCGCTAAAAGAATCCCTCGAATTAACTGTTAAACTCAAACTGTTCCTTACGTAAACATTACGAGCAACTGGATCAATGAAATTCAACAGTGTTTTTGATCAACACAACAGCCTTATGGCAGAATTCAGTAATTCAAAAGCCAGCTTTTAGGTAACAATATCCTTGcttttacatttaatttttgtatcgatttcatcgattttatctttctttgtttttatcatcatttaCGCGATTATTGTAATCGCGTATTTAGTGATCAATCTTCTAATGCCGTATGTAGATGCTTATACAGAGGCTGTTGTTATTTcgatatatataaaataaatcaattgacCGGAAATGTTTACAGCGATTCCGAGGTAACAATAAAGGTGAAAGAAGATATAAGATCTTGCTATGCAAAGTATGTTTCAGGCTTGTTAGGAAAGATAAATAACGTGATCGTGAGCCTAGTCCTTTTGGGCCTCTTGACTGACCGAAATGACgcattttcctaccctttcatatacttcagctaGTGAAATCTCTACTCTTTTGTATACCTGTAgcctaaaaaaggtacccctttcgggcggagcctccccgtataggtcaTTGTGTGGAGTACCCACAGcggggcggataaaggttgggaaCACAGGAGCTTCTTACGCCCTGTCTTTGAGCTTTCTCGACGACGCTAACAGCTGAGAAACCTCGTGATGTCTCCGTCAGAGACTGGGTCTTACAACGCTCCTGACGCGCGCGAAGTTCAACGCGAAGTTCGGCAAATgatagcctgcgagagcatccggttttttcggctcaAGTTTCTAGTTTTTCGGGGGGTGAAACTAGAAACTtgagccgaaaaaaccggatgctctcgtaGGCTAGGCAAATGAAGGCGAAGTGAATTTTCCCCATTCCCTCTTGGTTTAAAATATCGACTAATCTCTTTCTGCCAAGATGGCTGAATCCTGATCAAGTTCCTTTTTGAAACGAGGTTGATCTCGACGCTCCACGCACAGGGATACGCGCGTAAGTTTGGCGCTCCTTCTTAGAATCCTCTCTTATCCCATCTTTATGGAGTATACTAccttcagtcatttttttcagtcaaagGAGCAGCGCATATACACGCAGTACATTTTCCATCTTCGTGGGCAAAGTACTTTAAACATGTCTAACAGTAAACTGATCTGTTAAAACGCCAATTAGGTTTAGTACTGCAGTTGCATCCTCTGATCAAGCAGAACTAAATGAAGATTGAGGAAAAttatgctttttatttatttcctttttttcagataatttttttatgtgatataattatatttttcacaCCTCGTTCTTTTCCAGGTACGCACGTGCGCACCGTGCGCATACGTCCCTGGTGCACACAAATTTAAAAGCTATTCTACCCCTCTTATCAGTCTTTTACTATTTGTTTTAatcctctttggaaaaatttaataggattttggttattattttctctgtttttaCAGAATTCATCGTCCAGgcaaaaatgtttcaacattttAGACCGGCCCGGGCCGCGACGTTACTGACTTCAACGACACTTTTCTCAAAATGTGACCATTTCAAAAAGTGCGGTCTTTTGCAAAGTTCTGACTGCAAGacagaaaatggcaaaaactgTTGTCCTTGTGCTCTAAAGATAACGATTCCCTCGCAATATTCTATTTTTTAGGTTCTCTctcgctctctctctctctctctttgttTTCAACGTGCCTATCACTATtaatattatcatcatcaatatTAAAGTTCTTAGTAATAGAAAGCCGTTTTCACTGTGTTACAGTGCAGTACATTGTCGCGGTTTAATTCTTCTCACCATCGTATG is a window from the Porites lutea chromosome 10, jaPorLute2.1, whole genome shotgun sequence genome containing:
- the LOC140950071 gene encoding uncharacterized protein, with translation MSTTNIDRSLDDIIKEQRKLKKKAQKAKTQQQLQRKGTQQRQGKKQVNQKQGKRVAVKQNNRQRQQGSGQGAQGRKRGLSRKQNNQSVQQRKGAQVNQSGPKGINRRRQNAGGPNKGTGGPRAAANRLRSKQGIIQKGKRILSKAKQVQLNRRPLNRQNRQTQQKDARLNILNKRRGLQGPLKEKRPNKAQNAGTSKLQRINRRGNASPQLTVSINNPRVRITRAPQWEQVTNQLTNQSRSRRWRGNKASIDTGDLRISVPNNLHQPLKTLYAAGFKSHTEDSAFGKTFATLDERFSSIPQTRRVGTIFID
- the LOC140950253 gene encoding monocarboxylate transporter 10-like, with product MSTKVYKKNKGNTAEIVLKVDYDCENWKDGGRGWMICFAAAMVQFVVLGIHNSFGILYIVFVKEYGWSKALTGYIGSMGLGMNFFFGPFTSALCDRYGCRVVAMIGGVISVAAMFATSFVNSLVPIYLTYSVLWGMGSSMSYVPTFLMVDSYFERRKSLANGFITAGSAIGALVMGPTLNALLSKVGWKNTMRFLGGVACILVFAAFSYKPPPVKREPAKKKKLIDLSVWKNKGFIVWALALGIFNLGYFVPYVYLPTHATYLQIPESKASFLIGFLSVGSLFGRLFFGHISDLRWVNRMYLYQTALLVMAVTTTLCPLATTYYWLIVYTLLFGIFDGAFVSLIAVLTGDVVGHHRLSSALGFLYLVFSVPIMTGSLIAGFLSDITSSYNEAFYFSGAAIALCTGLLSVVPVLTPMRSRGVKEMKMTSDELGKKRRFSFFEKYVQRYLSSSEPKPSEVEEYLFVVDKITAV